Proteins from a single region of Diabrotica undecimpunctata isolate CICGRU unplaced genomic scaffold, icDiaUnde3 ctg00001546.1, whole genome shotgun sequence:
- the LOC140431628 gene encoding uncharacterized protein codes for MSIQVSTFQFSVESFNQSATKWSRWVKRLEGAYKVFKIPDEMRLPYLLHYMGSEAYDTLCDKLAPEVPEDKSYDDIVNLMDNFYNPAPLEIAEIFRFQSKRQAEGETIQEYLHSLQKLSINCNFSTYLKSAIRNQFVFGLRSKRTQARLLESKGLDLDRAVEIATSMEASEKDRLTPVEVEHQGIRQMLKLYVVD; via the exons ATGTCTATACAAGTATCTACATTTCAATTTTCCGTTGAATCTTTCAACCAGTCTGCCACCAAATGGTCCAGGTGGGTAAAGAGGCTGGAAGGTGCTTACAAGGTATTTAAAATTCCAGACGAAATGAGATTACCTTATCTACTACACTACATGGGTTCTGAGGCCTACGACACCCTATGCGACAAGTTAGCCCCAGAAGTCCCGGAAGACAAGTCATACGACGACATTGTCAATTTAATGGATAATTTTTACAACCCTGCACCCCTGGAAATTGCAGAAATCTTCAGATTCCAATCAAAAAGGCAAGCCGAAGGAGAAACAATACAAGAATACCTTCATTCACTACAAAAGTTGTCAATTAACTGCAATTTCTCTACATATCTTAAAAGTGCTATAAGAAACCAATTTGTTTTTGGCCTACGATCGAAAAGAACACAAGCTAGACTTCTAGAATCAAAAGGACTGGACCTAGATAGAGCCGTTGAGATTGCCACAAGCATGGAGGCATCAGAAAAGGACA GGTTAACTCCAGTGGAGGTTGAGCACCAGGGAATAAGGCAAATGTTAAAGTTGTACGTGGTGGATG
- the LOC140431629 gene encoding octopamine receptor beta-2R-like: MSSNFTTIIPSNITDVANDTLYDFNATVTNEDSDVLYENVVEICVSFLLVCCLLAMCVNTLVIVSVYWIRNPMTPNLKISLSLAVADALSSSMTGLLLLMEKISFSYLGVFPCIVELVRLSGIVITVLHLLALSFNHYIGIMKPLHYNVIVTKRKVTVVIAFLWICPVILLVALSTLENNGKLIQSIHDNTCNIQIFSTFAVRLSYSVLYFFPILLMVTCYTHILITVRNQQNKWKAVSRSGSSKSRGRSIQPNNTSQKAIREQARLQGNIKAVYTTLFILGSCFVGWVPALLFYILTCEDCPIMGPL, translated from the coding sequence ATGAGCAGTAACTTCACTACAATCATTCCATCAAACATCACAGATGTAGCCAATGACACGTTGTATGATTTTAACGCTACTGTCACAAATGAAGACAGTGATGTACTTTATGAAAACGTCGTTGAGATATGCGTTTCCTTTCTATTAGTGTGCTGTCTTTTAGCTATGTGTGTAAATACTTTAGTCATTGTTAGTGTCTATTGGATCAGAAATCCCATGACCCCAAATCTAAAAATCAGCTTGAGCCTAGCCGTAGCTGACGCTTTGAGTTCCAGCATGACTGGTCTTCTTTTGCTTATGGAGAAAATTAGTTTTTCGTATTTAGGAGTGTTTCCTTGTATTGTTGAGCTTGTTCGCTTAAGCGGGATTGTTATTACTGTATTGCATCTTTTGGCGTTAAGCTTCAATCATTATATTGGCATAATGAAACCTCTGCATTACAATGTGATTGTCACCAAGAGAAAGGTTACCGTTGTAATAGCGTTCCTTTGGATATGTCCTGTAATCTTGTTAGTTGCACTATCAACACTAGAAAACAACGGTAAGCTAATACAAAGTATACACGACAACACCTGCAAcatccaaatattttctacatttgCTGTCAGATTAAGCTATAGCGTTTTGTACTTTTTCCCCATATTACTAATGGTTACCTGCTACACGCACATCTTAATCACAGTACGAAACCAGCAAAATAAATGGAAAGCAGTATCTAGATCTGGAAGTTCTAAATCAAGAGGACGGAGTATCCAACCTAATAATACCAGTCAAAAGGCCATAAGAGAACAAGCAAGGCTGCAAGGAAATATCAAAGCTGTATATACCACGCTATTTATATTAG